Proteins encoded within one genomic window of Panicum virgatum strain AP13 chromosome 1N, P.virgatum_v5, whole genome shotgun sequence:
- the LOC120654975 gene encoding fumarylacetoacetase — protein MAGAEQQLRSFVEVPAGSHFPIQNLPFGVVRRRGSRAPPRPAVAIGDLALDLAAVADAGLFDGPALAGSPCFHQETLNMFLEMGRPAWKEARATLQKILSADEPVLRDNEALRSKCLVPMSDIEMVLPITVGGYTDFFCSVHHARNCGFIFRGPQTPVNPNWFHLPIGYNGRASSVVVSGTDVIRPRGQGHPTGNSSPYFGPSQKLDFELEMAAIVGPGNELGKPIDINNAEDHIFGLALMNDWSARDIQAWETIPLGPFLGKSFSTTISPWIVTLDALKPFTCEAPKQEPEPLPYLAEKNHVNYDIPLEVWIKPKDQSDASIVAKTNFKHLYWTVTQQLAHHTINGCNMRPGDIFATGTLSGPEPESLGCLLELTWNGQKEIPVGNSTRKFLEDGDEVILTGCCKGEGYNIGFGTCTGKVLPALP, from the exons ATGGCGGGGGCGGAGCAGCAGCTGCGGTCGTTCGTGGAGGTGCCGGCGGGCTCGCACTTCCCCATCCAGAACCTGCCCTTCGGGGTCGTCCGCCGGCGGGggtcgcgggcgccgccgcgccccgcggtGGCAATCGGGGACCTGgcgctcgacctcgccgccgtcgccgacgccgggCTCTTCGACGGGCCCGCGCTCGCCGGCTCCCCGTGCTTCCACCAG GAGACGCTCAACATGTTCTTGGAGATGGGCCGGCCGGCGTGGAAGGAGGCGCGCGCCACGCTCCAGAAAATCCTATCAG CTGATGAGCCAGTCTTGCGTGACAATGAGGCCCTCAGGAGCAAGTGTCTTGTTCCAATG AGTGATATTGAGATGGTTCTGCCAATCACTGTCGGAGGCTACACAGACTTCTTTTGTTCCGTGCACCATGCCAGGAATTGCGGGTTTATCTTCCGTGGGCCGCAGACTCCAGTCAATCCAAATTG GTTTCATCTTCCCATAGGTTACAACGGAAGGGCATCATCTGTAGTTGTGTCTGGAACAGATGTCATTCGACCCAG AGGACAAGGACATCCAACAGGAAACTCCAGTCCTTATTTTGGTCCATCTCAGAAGCTTGATTTTGAACTTGAGATG GCTGCCATTGTTGGCCCAGGGAATGAATTGGGAAAACCTATCGATATTAATAATGCTGAAGACCATATTTTTGGCCTAGCTTTGATGAATGATTGGAGTG CCAGAGATATCCAGGCTTGGGAGACTATACCTCTTGGACCATTCCTTGGAAAAAGCTTCA gtaccaCAATATCGCCATGGATTGTCACTCTGGATGCTTTAAAGCCTTTCACCTGTGAGGCACCTAAGCAG GAACCTGAGCCTTTGCCTTACTTGGCTGAAAAGAATCACGTGAACTACGATATTCCTCTTGAA GTTTGGATTAAGCCCAAAGATCAAAGTGACGCCTCAATCGTCGCAAAGACTAATTTCAAACATTT GTATTGGACGGTGACGCAGCAGCTAGCACACCACACTATCAATGGATGCAACATGAGACCAGGGGATATATTTGCAACTGGCACACTCAGTGGACCT GAACCCGAGTCTCTGGGGTGTCTTCTGGAGCTAACATGGAACGGGCAGAAGGAGATACCAGTTGGAAATTCGACCCGCAAGTTTCTAGAAGATGGGGATGAAGTCATCTTGACCGGCTGTTGCAAG GGTGAAGGCTACAACATTGGATTTGGAACCTGCACAGGGAAGGTTCTGCCTGCGCTTCCTTGA
- the LOC120654979 gene encoding 3-oxoacyl-[acyl-carrier-protein] synthase, mitochondrial-like isoform X1: MSCLRRARHIPLHRLRRRGLSSSSGAGAEAGALPPPRPPAGRRVVVTGLGAVTPLGRGVGATWGRLVAGRCAVRALAAEDLRLPAETAGRTLEQLPSRVAAAVPRGKGEDEFDEEAWTKDKSISGFISYALCAADEALRDANWLPSEDEKKERTGVSIGGGIGSISDILDASQMIIENRLRRLSPYFIPKILINMASGHVSMRYGFQGPNHAAVTACATGAHSIGDATRMIQFGDADVMVAGGTESSIDALSIAGFSRLRALSTKYNSSPCSASRPFDCGRDGFVIGEGCGIMVLEALDHAMERGAKIYAEIRGYGMSGDAHHITQPQHDGRGAILAMKRALDQSGLSANEIDYVNAHATSTPLGDAVEANAIKTIFGDHAASGGLALSSTKGAIGHLLGAAGSVEGIFTVLAIHHGVVPPTLNLEQPDPLFEGAFTPLSAARKMPIRAAISNSFGFGGTNTSLLFSSLP, encoded by the exons ATGAGCTgcctccgccgcgctcgccacatccccctccaccgcctccgtcGGCGgggcctctcctcctcctctggggcgggggcggaggcgggggcgctccctccgccgcgcccgcccgctGGCCGCCGCGTGGTCGTGACGGGGCTCGGCGCCGTCACGCCGCTgggccgcggcgtgggcgccACCTGGGGCCGCCTCGTCGCGGGGAGGTGCGCggtgcgcgcgctcgccgcggaggACCTCCGCCTCCCAGCGGAGACAGCGGGGAGGACGCTCGAGCAGCTCCCGTccagggtcgccgccgccgtgccgcgcggGAAGGGCGAGGACGAGTTCGACGAGGAGGCGTGGACCAAG GATAAATCTATATCAGGATTTATATCCTATGCTCTCTGTGCAGCTGATGAGGCTTTGAGAGATGCAAATTGGTTGCCTtcagaagatgagaagaaagaaagaacg GGAGTCTCTATTGGTGGAGGGATTGGAAGCATCTCAGACATTTTAGATGCATCACAAATGATCATTGAAAAT CGTTTGCGTCGCCTCAGCCCATACTTCATACCAAAGATTTTGATCAACATGGCATCAGGCCACGTCAGCATGAGATATGGTTTCCAG GGTCCAAACCATGCTGCTGTGACAGCTTGTGCGACCGGTGCTCACTCTATTGGTGATGCTACACGGATGATTCAATTTGGAGATGCTGATGTGATGGTGGCTGGTGGAACAGAGTCCAGTATCGATGCTTTGTCTATAGCTGGATTTTCTAG GTTAAGGGCATTGTCTACAAAATATAACTCATCTCCATGTTCAGCTTCGAGGCCATTTGATTGTGGTAGAGATGGATTTGT GATTGGTGAAGGCTGTGGCATCATGGTTTTGGAG GCTCTTGATCATGCAATGGAACGGGGTGCAAAAATCTATGCTGAAATTCGAGGATATGGAATGTCTG GTGATGCACACCACATAACTCAGCCACAACATGATGGTAGAGGTGCTATCTTAGCCATGAAGCGGGCTTTAGATCAG TCAGGTCTTAGTGCAAATGAAATTGATTATGTAAATGCGCATGCTACATCAACTCCTCTTG GCGACGCTGTGGAGGCGAATGCAATCAAAACCATATTTGGTGATCATGCAGCATCCGGTGGTCTTGCATTATCCTCGACGAAG GGAGCAATCGGTCATCTGCTAGGGGCTGCTGGGTCAGTGGAAGGGATCTTCACCGTGCTAGCGATCCACCAT GGAGTCGTCCCGCCTACGCTCAACCTGGAGCAGCCGGACCCGCTGTTCGAAGGCGCGTTCACGCCATTATCTGCAGCAAGGAAGATGCCGATACGAGCAGCCATCTCCAACTCCTTCGGGTTCGGTGGAACCAACACCTCGCTGCTCTTCTCGTCCCTGCCCTAG
- the LOC120654979 gene encoding 3-oxoacyl-[acyl-carrier-protein] synthase, mitochondrial-like isoform X2: protein MHHHLDRVSGILLSDPRRTRYGRHGGHEDRRGAHRRQDKSISGFISYALCAADEALRDANWLPSEDEKKERTGVSIGGGIGSISDILDASQMIIENRLRRLSPYFIPKILINMASGHVSMRYGFQGPNHAAVTACATGAHSIGDATRMIQFGDADVMVAGGTESSIDALSIAGFSRLRALSTKYNSSPCSASRPFDCGRDGFVIGEGCGIMVLEALDHAMERGAKIYAEIRGYGMSGDAHHITQPQHDGRGAILAMKRALDQSGLSANEIDYVNAHATSTPLGDAVEANAIKTIFGDHAASGGLALSSTKGAIGHLLGAAGSVEGIFTVLAIHHGVVPPTLNLEQPDPLFEGAFTPLSAARKMPIRAAISNSFGFGGTNTSLLFSSLP from the exons ATGCATCACCACCTCGATAGAGTGTCTGGGATCCTCCTCAGCGACCCCCGCCGGACACGCTACGGGCGCCACGGTGGTCACGAGGACCGGAGGGGTGCCCACCGGAGACAG GATAAATCTATATCAGGATTTATATCCTATGCTCTCTGTGCAGCTGATGAGGCTTTGAGAGATGCAAATTGGTTGCCTtcagaagatgagaagaaagaaagaacg GGAGTCTCTATTGGTGGAGGGATTGGAAGCATCTCAGACATTTTAGATGCATCACAAATGATCATTGAAAAT CGTTTGCGTCGCCTCAGCCCATACTTCATACCAAAGATTTTGATCAACATGGCATCAGGCCACGTCAGCATGAGATATGGTTTCCAG GGTCCAAACCATGCTGCTGTGACAGCTTGTGCGACCGGTGCTCACTCTATTGGTGATGCTACACGGATGATTCAATTTGGAGATGCTGATGTGATGGTGGCTGGTGGAACAGAGTCCAGTATCGATGCTTTGTCTATAGCTGGATTTTCTAG GTTAAGGGCATTGTCTACAAAATATAACTCATCTCCATGTTCAGCTTCGAGGCCATTTGATTGTGGTAGAGATGGATTTGT GATTGGTGAAGGCTGTGGCATCATGGTTTTGGAG GCTCTTGATCATGCAATGGAACGGGGTGCAAAAATCTATGCTGAAATTCGAGGATATGGAATGTCTG GTGATGCACACCACATAACTCAGCCACAACATGATGGTAGAGGTGCTATCTTAGCCATGAAGCGGGCTTTAGATCAG TCAGGTCTTAGTGCAAATGAAATTGATTATGTAAATGCGCATGCTACATCAACTCCTCTTG GCGACGCTGTGGAGGCGAATGCAATCAAAACCATATTTGGTGATCATGCAGCATCCGGTGGTCTTGCATTATCCTCGACGAAG GGAGCAATCGGTCATCTGCTAGGGGCTGCTGGGTCAGTGGAAGGGATCTTCACCGTGCTAGCGATCCACCAT GGAGTCGTCCCGCCTACGCTCAACCTGGAGCAGCCGGACCCGCTGTTCGAAGGCGCGTTCACGCCATTATCTGCAGCAAGGAAGATGCCGATACGAGCAGCCATCTCCAACTCCTTCGGGTTCGGTGGAACCAACACCTCGCTGCTCTTCTCGTCCCTGCCCTAG
- the LOC120654981 gene encoding protein MONOCULM 1-like, producing MLGAPRHDGDAAARAREQDQRQDAAAAAGPSSLRGLVLACAGLLHRGDVDGARRAAAEVLSTADPRGDAADRLAHHFARALARRVDGDRAGGEDVAAPSGGAASSSAPGAPSATAYLAYNQIAPFLRFAHLTANQAILDAAASGGARRLHIVDLDAAHGVQWPPLLQAIADRADPDLGPPEVRITGAGPDRDVLLRTGDRLRAFAGSLNLPFRFHPLLLPCTTQLAADPVTELELHPDETLAVNCVLFLHKLGSDGEIAAFLNWVKSMNPSVVTLAEREAGIGSNCPAEDLHRGVAAAMDYYSAVFDALEATAPPGSADRLAVEQEVLGQEIDAVVAPGHAGRRARGFDSWATAARAAGLSPRPLSAFAVSQARLLLRLHYPSEGYVAEEARGACFLGWQTRPLMSVSSWQ from the coding sequence ATGCTCGGCGCACCCCgccacgacggcgacgccgcggcgcgcgcgcgcgagcagGACCAGAggcaggacgccgccgccgccgccggaccctcCTCGCTTAGAGGGCTCGTGCTCgcgtgcgccggcctcctccaccggggcgacgtcgacggcgcccggcgcgcggcggccgaggtCCTGTCCACCGCCGACCCGCGGGGCGACGCGGCCGACCGCCTCGCGCACCACTTcgcccgcgcgctcgcccgccgcgtGGACGGCGACAgggccggcggggaggacgTCGCCGCGCCCTCGGGCGGAGCGGCTTCTTCTTCGGCCCCCGGGgcgccgtcggcgacggcgtACCTGGCGTACAACCAGATCGCGCCATTCCTGCGGTTCGCGCACCTGACGGCGAACCAGGCGATCCTGGATGCTGCcgctagcggcggcgcgcggcgcttgCACATCGTCGACCTCGACGCCGCGCACGGCGTGCAgtggccgccgctcctccaggCCATCGCCGACCGCGCGGACCCTGATCTCGGCCCGCCCGAGGTCCGGATCACGGGCGCTGGCCCCGACCGCGACGTGCTCCTCCGCACCGGCGACCGTCTCCGCGCCTTCGCCGGCTCCCTCAACCTCCCATTCCGCTtccaccctctcctcctcccctgcacCACGCAGCTCGCCGCTGACCCGGTCACGGAGCTGGAGCTGCACCCGGACGAGACGCTGGCCGTCAACTGCGTGCTGTTCTTGCACAAGCTCGGCAGCGACGGCGAGATCGCGGCGTTCCTGAACTGGGTCAAATCCATGAACCCCTCCGTGGTGACCCTCGCCGAGAGGGAAGCGGGCATCGGCAGCAACTGCCCGGCGGAGGACCTACACCGGGGGGTGGCCGCAGCGATGGACTACTACTCGGCGGTGTTCGATGCCCTggaggcgacggcgccgccgggcaGCGCTGACCGTCTCGCGGTCGAGCAGGAGGTCCTCGGCCAGGAGATCGacgcggtggtggcgccggGACACGCTGGCCGGCGAGCCCGAGGGTTCGATTCCTGGGCCACCGCCGCTCGCGCTGCTGGcctctcgccgcggccgctgAGCGCGTTCGCGGTGTCGCAGGcacggctgctgctgcggctgcacTACCCGTCGGAGGGGTACGTCGCCGAGGAGGCCCGCGGTGCGTGCTTCCTCGGCTGGCAGACGCGGCCGCTCATGTCGGTTTCGTCTTGGCAGTAG